One genomic window of Meleagris gallopavo isolate NT-WF06-2002-E0010 breed Aviagen turkey brand Nicholas breeding stock chromosome 22, Turkey_5.1, whole genome shotgun sequence includes the following:
- the LOC104914105 gene encoding cerebral cavernous malformations 2 protein-like: MDCETKKGKKGFVSPIRRLVFPKAARRAALRSSVYRRPLHSVPLYPPDYLIDPQILLHDYVEKEVKFLGHLTWVTASLNPSSRDEVLQLLDTARQLKELPLQTTPEQDSILSLSARCLLLTWRDNEELILRIPTHEIAAASYLRDDALHLLILKTGLGVDPVPAGAYPEAAPVPEVLPAEKRS, encoded by the exons ATGGACTGCGAGAccaagaaagggaagaag GGCTTCGTGTCGCCCATCCGACGCCTGGTGTTCCCCAAGGCTGCACGGAGGGCAGCTCTCCGCAGCAGTGTCTACCGGCGGCCGCTGCACTCAGTGCCGCTGTACCCCCCCGACTACCTGATCGACCCCCAGATCCTGCTGCATGACTATGTGGAGAAGGAGGTGAAG TTTTTGGGCCACTTGACCTGGGTAACAGCCTCGCTGAACCCCTCCAGCCGGGAtgaggtgctgcagctgctggacaCTGCCAGG cagctgaaggagctgccTCTGCAGACGACCCCGGAGCAGGACAGCATCCTGAGCCTGTCTGCCCGCTGCCTGCTGCTCACCTGGCGTGACAATGAGGAGCTGATCCTGCGCATCCCCACGCATGAGATCGCCGCAGCCTCCTACCTGCGTGACGATGCCTTGCACCTCCTCATCCTCAAAACAG GCCTGGGAGTGGACCCAGTCCCCGCTGGCGCATACCCCGAAGCGGCCCCGGTGCCGGAGGTGCTCCCGGCGGAGAAGCGCTCG